In Streptomyces sp. DG2A-72, one genomic interval encodes:
- a CDS encoding endonuclease/exonuclease/phosphatase family protein: MELLPNSRTEPDGSALVRVLSYNIRSMRDDPQALARVITACAPDLVLIQEAPRFFRWRKKLARLARAANLVILTGGASAAGPAILCDLRATVERTEDVLLPLTPGQHRRGFATAVVRFGGVRVGVLSCHLSLQKDERYDQGGMLLDRLAGLGVDHAIAGGDLNERPGGRAFARIAHTLQDCWATAPWGAEHTWTRDAPHRRIDAIFATKGIEVLGCGVPLGHPGITDADLRAATDHLPVLAALRIPAN, encoded by the coding sequence ATGGAGCTGCTGCCCAACTCCCGTACCGAGCCGGACGGTTCCGCCCTCGTCCGCGTCCTGAGCTACAACATCCGCTCGATGCGCGACGACCCCCAAGCCCTGGCCCGCGTGATCACCGCCTGCGCCCCCGACCTGGTCCTGATCCAAGAAGCCCCCCGCTTCTTCCGCTGGCGCAAGAAACTCGCCCGCCTGGCCCGCGCAGCGAACCTCGTCATCCTCACCGGCGGAGCGAGCGCAGCCGGACCCGCGATTCTCTGCGACCTCCGTGCCACCGTCGAGCGGACCGAGGACGTCCTCCTCCCGCTCACCCCCGGCCAGCACCGCCGCGGCTTCGCCACCGCCGTCGTCCGCTTCGGCGGCGTCCGCGTCGGCGTCCTCAGCTGCCATCTCAGCCTCCAGAAGGACGAGCGGTACGACCAGGGCGGCATGCTCCTCGACCGCCTCGCCGGCCTGGGCGTGGACCACGCGATCGCGGGTGGTGACCTCAACGAGCGTCCAGGAGGCCGTGCCTTCGCCCGGATCGCGCACACCCTCCAGGACTGCTGGGCCACCGCTCCCTGGGGCGCCGAGCACACCTGGACCCGCGACGCACCCCACCGCCGTATCGACGCGATCTTCGCTACGAAGGGCATCGAGGTGCTCGGCTGCGGGGTGCCACTCGGCCACCCAGGGATCACCGACGCAGACCTGAGGGCGGCCACGGACCACCTCCCGGTCCTGGCCGCCCTCAGAATCCCGGCGAACTAG
- a CDS encoding MacS family sensor histidine kinase, with protein sequence MTKRERVMRMSVEQPLWRALTGYRILTLLYAIGLFATSYHEFTRPWVAIAYYAVLSVWTFATLPRVANAASCTKRFLAVDLTVALAGILLTGFAVSTERIEAGGSTLPSIWTAGSVLAFAIKGGWRWAVFASTPVAVANLIYRGAPARDTVHNVILVWVASIAIGYVVEVARASERTLARALEIEAATRERERLARDIHDSVLQVLAMVQRRGSVLGGEAAELGRMAGEQEVALRTLVSGGMVPVSRVSEDAAEGAVVRTVEEPDEDGPVDLRSLLAPYAGARVSLAEPGAPVPLPPAAAKELAAAVGAALDNVRKHAGEDARAWILVEDEPDEVLVTVRDDGPGIPEGRLAQAEGEGRLGVALSIRGRLRDLGGSAELISVPGQGTEVELKMPKNISGGTR encoded by the coding sequence GTGACCAAGCGCGAGCGCGTCATGCGGATGTCGGTCGAGCAGCCGCTGTGGCGTGCCCTCACCGGCTACCGGATCCTGACGCTCCTGTACGCGATCGGTCTGTTCGCCACGTCCTACCACGAGTTCACCCGCCCCTGGGTGGCCATCGCGTACTACGCCGTGCTGTCCGTCTGGACGTTCGCGACCCTGCCCCGCGTGGCGAACGCGGCGAGCTGCACCAAGCGGTTCCTCGCCGTCGACCTCACCGTCGCGCTCGCCGGCATCCTGCTCACCGGGTTCGCCGTCAGCACCGAGCGGATCGAAGCCGGCGGCTCGACGCTGCCGTCGATATGGACCGCCGGGTCGGTGCTCGCGTTCGCCATCAAGGGCGGCTGGCGCTGGGCGGTCTTCGCCTCCACGCCGGTCGCCGTCGCCAACCTGATCTACCGCGGCGCACCGGCCCGCGACACCGTCCACAACGTGATCCTCGTCTGGGTCGCCTCCATCGCCATCGGCTACGTCGTCGAGGTCGCCCGCGCCTCCGAGCGCACCCTCGCCCGCGCCCTGGAGATCGAGGCCGCCACCCGCGAACGGGAGCGGCTCGCCCGGGACATCCACGACAGCGTCCTCCAGGTCCTGGCGATGGTGCAGCGGCGCGGCTCGGTGCTCGGCGGCGAGGCGGCCGAACTGGGCCGGATGGCGGGCGAACAGGAGGTGGCGCTGCGCACGCTGGTCTCCGGCGGCATGGTGCCCGTCTCCCGGGTGTCGGAGGACGCCGCCGAGGGGGCGGTCGTACGAACGGTCGAAGAGCCGGACGAGGACGGGCCGGTGGACCTGCGTTCACTGCTCGCCCCCTACGCGGGCGCCCGGGTCAGCCTCGCCGAGCCCGGCGCCCCGGTGCCGTTGCCGCCGGCCGCCGCGAAGGAGCTGGCCGCCGCCGTAGGGGCCGCCCTGGACAACGTACGCAAGCATGCCGGGGAGGACGCCCGGGCCTGGATCCTGGTCGAGGACGAGCCCGACGAGGTCCTCGTGACCGTACGGGACGACGGGCCAGGCATCCCCGAGGGGCGGCTCGCGCAGGCCGAGGGCGAGGGGCGGCTCGGGGTCGCCCTGTCGATCCGGGGGCGGCTGCGGGACCTCGGCGGCAGCGCCGAGCTGATCTCGGTGCCGGGGCAGGGCACGGAAGTCGAACTGAAGATGCCGAAGAACATCTCAGGGGGGACGCGATGA
- a CDS encoding SRPBCC family protein: MAEHTSSSITIEAAPADVMGVIADFARYPDWTGEVKEAEVLRTDGKGRAEEVRLVMDAGAIKDDQTLAYTWTGEHEVSWTLVKSQMLRSLDGSYILKPAGAGSTEVTYRLTVDVKIPMLGMIKRKAEKVITDRALAGLKKRVESGPVE; the protein is encoded by the coding sequence ATGGCGGAACACACCAGCTCGAGCATCACGATCGAGGCGGCACCGGCCGACGTCATGGGGGTGATCGCCGACTTCGCCCGCTACCCGGACTGGACCGGCGAGGTGAAGGAGGCGGAGGTCCTCCGGACGGACGGGAAGGGGCGGGCCGAGGAGGTCCGTCTGGTCATGGACGCCGGGGCGATCAAGGACGACCAGACGCTGGCGTACACCTGGACCGGTGAGCACGAGGTGTCGTGGACGCTGGTGAAGTCCCAGATGCTGCGGTCCCTCGACGGCTCCTACATCCTCAAGCCGGCCGGCGCCGGTTCGACCGAGGTCACCTACCGGCTGACCGTCGACGTCAAGATCCCCATGCTCGGCATGATCAAGCGCAAGGCCGAAAAGGTCATCACGGACCGAGCGCTGGCGGGACTGAAGAAGCGGGTGGAGTCGGGGCCGGTGGAGTAG
- a CDS encoding response regulator transcription factor, translating to MSERQGPIKVMVVDDHPMWRDAVARDLGESGFDVVATAGDGDQAVRRAKAAAPDVLVLDLNLPAKPGVQVCKELVGHNPALRVLVLSASGEHADVLEAVKSGATGYLLKSASTEELLDAVRRTAVGDPVFTPGLAGLVLGEYRRLASEPLPAAAGTEQPKAPQLTERETEVLRLVAKGLSYKQIAERLVISHRTVQNHVQNTLGKLQLHNRVELVRYAIERGLDDE from the coding sequence ATGAGCGAGCGGCAGGGCCCGATCAAGGTGATGGTGGTCGACGACCACCCGATGTGGCGCGACGCCGTCGCCCGCGACCTCGGCGAGTCCGGCTTCGACGTGGTGGCCACCGCGGGCGACGGCGACCAGGCCGTACGCCGGGCCAAGGCCGCCGCGCCGGACGTCCTGGTGCTCGACCTCAACCTCCCCGCGAAGCCGGGCGTTCAGGTGTGCAAGGAACTCGTCGGCCACAACCCGGCGTTGCGCGTCCTGGTGCTGTCCGCGAGCGGTGAGCACGCCGACGTACTGGAGGCGGTGAAGTCGGGCGCGACCGGCTATCTGCTCAAGTCGGCCTCGACCGAGGAACTGCTCGACGCGGTGCGCCGTACGGCCGTCGGCGACCCGGTGTTCACGCCCGGCCTGGCCGGACTCGTCCTCGGCGAGTACCGGCGGCTGGCCTCCGAGCCCCTGCCCGCCGCGGCGGGCACCGAGCAGCCCAAGGCCCCGCAGCTCACCGAGCGGGAGACCGAGGTACTGCGGCTGGTCGCCAAGGGCCTGAGCTACAAGCAGATCGCCGAACGCCTCGTCATCTCCCACCGCACGGTGCAGAACCACGTGCAGAACACCCTGGGCAAGCTCCAGCTGCACAATCGCGTGGAACTCGTGCGGTACGCGATAGAGCGCGGACTTGACGACGAGTAA
- a CDS encoding carboxylesterase produces MPLLPGAEPFRHEGGEVGVLLCHGFTGSPQSLRPWAGYLAERGLTVSLPLLPGHGTRWEDMQLTGWQDWYAEVDRELRALRERCTQVFVAGLSMGGALALRLAAKHGDAISGVVVVNPANKVHGLTAYALPVARHLVRTTKGIASDIALPGSAEVGYDKVPLHAAHSLRRFFRLLDGELPQVTQPMLLLRSPQDHVVPPADSARILSRISSTDVREILLEQSYHVATLDHDADRIFAESFAFIGRLAPSLGKEGTAAGG; encoded by the coding sequence GTGCCGCTCCTCCCTGGAGCCGAGCCGTTCCGCCACGAGGGCGGGGAGGTCGGCGTCCTCCTCTGCCACGGCTTCACCGGCTCGCCGCAGTCGCTGCGTCCCTGGGCGGGGTATCTCGCCGAGCGCGGCCTGACCGTCTCGTTGCCGCTGCTGCCCGGGCACGGCACTCGCTGGGAGGACATGCAGCTCACCGGCTGGCAGGACTGGTACGCGGAGGTGGACCGCGAGCTGCGCGCCCTGCGCGAGCGGTGCACGCAGGTGTTCGTCGCGGGCCTGTCCATGGGCGGCGCGCTGGCGCTGCGGCTGGCCGCCAAGCACGGGGACGCGATCAGCGGCGTCGTGGTCGTCAACCCGGCCAACAAGGTGCACGGCCTCACGGCGTACGCCCTTCCGGTGGCCCGCCATCTCGTCCGTACGACGAAGGGGATCGCCAGCGACATCGCCCTGCCCGGCAGCGCGGAGGTCGGGTACGACAAGGTGCCGCTGCACGCCGCGCACTCCCTGCGCCGGTTCTTCCGGCTGCTCGACGGCGAACTGCCGCAGGTCACCCAGCCGATGCTGCTCCTGCGCAGCCCTCAGGACCATGTCGTGCCGCCCGCCGACTCCGCGCGGATCCTCAGCCGGATCTCGTCGACGGACGTCCGGGAGATCCTGCTGGAACAGAGCTACCACGTGGCGACGTTGGACCACGATGCGGACCGGATCTTCGCGGAGAGCTTCGCGTTCATCGGCCGGCTCGCACCCAGTCTCGGCAAGGAAGGGACGGCCGCAGGTGGCTGA
- a CDS encoding ROK family glucokinase yields the protein MGLTIGVDIGGTKIAAGVVDEEGNILSTHKVPTPGTPEGIVDAIASAVEGARAGHEIVGVGIGAAGYVNRQRSTVYFAPNIDWRQEPLKEKVEARVGLPVVVENDANAAAWGEYKFGAGKGHRNVICITLGTGLGGGIIIGNKLRRGHFGVAAEFGHIRMVPDGLLCGCGSQGCWEQYASGRALVRYAKQRANATPENAELLLGMGDGTPDGIEGKHISMAARQGDPVAVDSYRELARWAGAGLADLASLFDPSAFIVGGGLSDEGELVLDPIRKSYKRWLVGGNWRPVADVIAAQLGNKAGLVGAADLAREPDPIM from the coding sequence ATGGGACTCACCATCGGCGTCGACATCGGCGGCACGAAGATCGCGGCCGGCGTGGTCGACGAGGAAGGCAACATCCTCTCGACCCACAAGGTGCCGACCCCGGGCACGCCCGAGGGCATCGTGGACGCCATCGCCTCCGCCGTGGAGGGCGCACGTGCCGGGCACGAGATCGTCGGCGTGGGTATCGGTGCCGCCGGTTACGTCAACCGCCAGCGCTCCACGGTCTACTTCGCGCCCAACATCGACTGGCGCCAGGAGCCGCTGAAGGAGAAGGTCGAGGCCCGCGTCGGCCTCCCCGTGGTCGTGGAGAACGACGCCAACGCCGCCGCATGGGGCGAGTACAAGTTCGGCGCCGGCAAGGGCCACCGCAACGTCATCTGCATCACGCTCGGCACCGGCCTCGGCGGCGGCATCATCATCGGCAACAAGCTGCGCCGCGGCCACTTCGGCGTCGCCGCCGAGTTCGGCCACATCCGCATGGTCCCGGACGGCCTGCTCTGCGGCTGCGGCTCACAGGGCTGCTGGGAGCAGTACGCCTCCGGCCGCGCCCTGGTGAGATACGCCAAGCAGCGCGCCAACGCCACCCCCGAGAACGCCGAGCTCCTGCTGGGCATGGGCGACGGCACCCCCGACGGCATCGAGGGCAAGCACATCTCCATGGCCGCCCGCCAGGGCGACCCCGTCGCCGTCGACTCCTACCGCGAACTCGCCCGCTGGGCCGGCGCCGGCCTCGCCGACCTCGCCTCCCTCTTCGACCCCTCCGCCTTCATCGTCGGCGGCGGCCTCTCCGACGAGGGCGAACTCGTCCTCGACCCCATCCGCAAGTCCTACAAGCGCTGGCTGGTCGGCGGCAACTGGCGCCCGGTGGCGGATGTGATCGCGGCGCAGCTGGGCAACAAGGCCGGGCTGGTGGGCGCTGCCGACCTGGCGAGGGAGCCGGACCCGATCATGTAA
- a CDS encoding metallophosphoesterase yields the protein MAPSRPGNRRTRIHVVSDVHGNARDLARAGDAADALICLGDLVLFLDYADHSRGIFPDLFGVENADRIVELRTARRFEEARQFGASLWAGIGGDRAAAIEKAVRKQYAEMFAAFPTPTYATYGNVDMPPLWAEYAGPGTTVLDGERVEIGGRVFGFVGGGLRTPMRTPYEISDEEYAAKIEAVGEVDVLCTHIPPEVPELVYDTVARRFERGSRALLAAIRRTRPRYALFGHVHQPLVRRMRLGATECVNVGHFAGTGKPWALEW from the coding sequence ATGGCACCCTCACGACCGGGTAACCGCAGGACACGCATTCATGTGGTCAGTGACGTGCACGGTAACGCCCGCGACCTGGCCAGAGCCGGTGACGCTGCGGATGCCCTGATCTGCCTGGGCGACCTGGTGCTGTTCCTCGACTACGCCGACCACTCGCGCGGCATCTTCCCCGACCTGTTCGGCGTCGAGAACGCCGACCGTATCGTCGAGCTGCGCACCGCCCGGCGCTTCGAGGAGGCACGGCAGTTCGGGGCGAGCCTGTGGGCGGGCATCGGCGGGGACCGCGCCGCCGCGATCGAGAAGGCGGTGCGCAAGCAGTACGCCGAGATGTTCGCCGCGTTCCCGACGCCGACGTATGCGACGTACGGCAATGTCGACATGCCGCCCTTGTGGGCCGAGTACGCCGGGCCGGGCACGACCGTCCTCGACGGGGAGCGGGTGGAGATCGGCGGCCGGGTCTTCGGCTTCGTCGGCGGCGGACTCCGCACGCCCATGCGCACGCCGTACGAGATCAGCGACGAGGAATACGCGGCGAAGATCGAGGCGGTGGGGGAGGTGGACGTGCTCTGCACGCACATCCCTCCGGAGGTCCCCGAACTGGTCTACGACACCGTGGCGCGACGTTTCGAGCGGGGCAGCCGGGCGCTGCTGGCGGCGATCCGCCGGACCAGGCCGCGCTATGCCCTCTTCGGCCACGTCCACCAACCCCTCGTCCGCCGGATGCGGCTCGGGGCCACGGAGTGCGTGAACGTCGGGCACTTCGCGGGGACGGGGAAGCCGTGGGCGCTGGAGTGGTGA
- a CDS encoding ArsA family ATPase, with amino-acid sequence MRTILITGPGGSGRTTVAAATALAAARDGVETLVLSGDRTDTLGAALGASVGPAPNRVAPHLTAWRPDAAGAFRDDLAAFQERATAAFDLLGASRLDPEEVTPLPGAEELTLLRALRDAALAEAHELLVVDLPAIPDALALLSLPEELRRYLRRLLPPERQAARALRPVLGRLAGVPLPAEWLYETAARWDTELAAVEAVIADRNTVVRLVAEPGPSGADAVRTATLALALRGLRPDVLVANRVLPDTAADSWLAGPVAQQRKALEEWEGAYEIQVVAHLGRDPRGTDDLTALTVPGVNTRPSTVEWPVTDRLADDGGSRVLVWHIPLPGAQRDDLDLVRRGDELVVTAGRFRRIVPLPSALRRCTVDGAALRDGELRIRCVPDPDLWPRTR; translated from the coding sequence ATGCGCACCATCCTGATCACCGGCCCGGGCGGCAGCGGCCGTACGACCGTCGCCGCCGCCACCGCACTCGCCGCCGCCCGCGACGGCGTCGAGACGCTGGTGCTGAGCGGCGATCGGACGGACACGCTCGGGGCCGCCCTGGGGGCGAGCGTCGGTCCGGCCCCGAACCGCGTCGCCCCGCACCTGACCGCCTGGCGACCGGACGCCGCCGGCGCGTTCCGGGACGACCTCGCCGCCTTCCAGGAACGCGCGACCGCAGCCTTCGACCTGCTCGGCGCCTCACGGCTGGACCCGGAGGAAGTCACCCCGCTCCCCGGCGCGGAAGAGCTCACGCTGCTCCGCGCGCTACGGGACGCCGCGCTCGCGGAGGCGCACGAACTGCTCGTCGTAGACCTCCCGGCCATCCCCGACGCCCTGGCCCTCCTCTCCCTGCCCGAGGAGCTCCGCCGCTACCTGCGCCGCCTCCTCCCGCCCGAACGGCAGGCGGCCCGCGCCCTGCGCCCCGTGCTGGGGCGGCTCGCCGGGGTCCCCCTGCCCGCGGAGTGGCTGTACGAGACCGCCGCCCGCTGGGACACCGAGCTGGCCGCCGTCGAGGCCGTCATCGCCGACCGGAACACCGTCGTACGACTGGTCGCGGAGCCCGGCCCGAGCGGCGCAGACGCCGTACGCACCGCCACCCTCGCCCTCGCCCTGCGCGGCCTGCGCCCCGACGTCCTCGTCGCCAACCGCGTCCTGCCCGACACCGCCGCCGACAGCTGGCTCGCCGGTCCCGTCGCCCAGCAGCGCAAGGCACTGGAGGAGTGGGAGGGGGCGTACGAGATCCAGGTCGTCGCCCACCTGGGACGGGACCCGCGCGGTACCGACGACCTCACAGCCCTCACCGTCCCCGGCGTCAACACACGCCCCTCCACCGTCGAGTGGCCGGTCACCGACCGGCTCGCCGACGACGGCGGCAGCCGGGTCCTCGTCTGGCACATCCCGCTGCCCGGCGCCCAGCGGGACGACCTGGACCTCGTCCGGCGCGGCGACGAACTCGTCGTCACGGCAGGGCGGTTCCGGCGTATCGTCCCGCTGCCGTCCGCCCTGCGCCGCTGCACCGTCGACGGCGCCGCCCTGCGCGACGGCGAGCTGCGCATCCGATGCGTGCCGGACCCCGATCTATGGCCCCGGACACGGTGA
- a CDS encoding 1-acyl-sn-glycerol-3-phosphate acyltransferase, translating into MKVSIGGPLKLAFRPWVEGLENVPAEGPAILASNHLSFSDSFFLPAVLDRKVTFIAKAEYFTTPGLKGRMTAAFFKGVGQLPVDRSGARGAGEAAIKSGIDVLERGELFGIYPEGTRSPDGRLYRGKPGGLARVALASGAPVIPVAMIDTEKIQPPGKVMPKLMRPGIRIGKPLDFSRYNGMEHDRFVLRAVTDEVMYEIMKLSGQEYVDIYATAAKRQIAEAVKAEKEAEKAAKAALAQAEKEQAEKEKS; encoded by the coding sequence ATGAAGGTATCCATCGGGGGGCCGCTGAAGCTCGCCTTCAGGCCCTGGGTGGAAGGCCTGGAGAACGTACCCGCCGAGGGCCCCGCGATCCTGGCGAGCAACCACCTGTCGTTCTCGGACTCGTTCTTCCTGCCCGCGGTCCTCGACCGCAAGGTCACCTTCATCGCGAAGGCCGAGTACTTCACCACCCCCGGACTCAAGGGCCGGATGACCGCCGCCTTCTTCAAGGGCGTCGGCCAGCTCCCGGTCGACCGCTCCGGTGCGCGCGGCGCCGGCGAGGCCGCCATCAAGAGCGGCATCGACGTGCTGGAGCGCGGTGAGCTGTTCGGCATCTACCCGGAGGGCACGCGCTCGCCCGACGGCCGCCTCTACCGGGGCAAGCCCGGCGGCCTCGCGCGCGTGGCGCTCGCGTCCGGCGCGCCGGTCATCCCGGTCGCCATGATCGACACGGAGAAGATCCAGCCGCCGGGGAAGGTGATGCCGAAGCTGATGCGCCCGGGCATCCGCATCGGCAAGCCGCTGGACTTCAGCCGGTACAACGGCATGGAGCACGACCGCTTCGTACTGCGCGCGGTGACCGACGAGGTCATGTACGAGATCATGAAGCTCTCCGGCCAGGAGTACGTCGACATCTACGCGACCGCCGCCAAGCGGCAGATCGCCGAGGCGGTCAAGGCCGAGAAGGAAGCGGAGAAGGCGGCCAAGGCCGCACTCGCGCAGGCCGAGAAGGAACAGGCCGAGAAGGAGAAGTCCTAG
- a CDS encoding long-chain fatty acid--CoA ligase has translation MREFSLPALYEVPADGNLTDIVRRNAAQHPDVAVIARKVGGAWQDVTATAFLAEVHAAAKGLIASGVLPGDRVGLMSRTRYEWTLLDFAIWCAGAVTVPVYETSSPEQMQWILGDSGATACVVEMDSHAAAVESVRDRLPALKHVWQIEAGGVEELGRLGQDVSDETVEERSSLAKADDPATIVYTSGTTGRPKGCVLTHRSFFAECGNIVERLRPLFRTGECSVLLFLPLAHVFGRLVQVAPMMAPIKLGNVPDIKNLTDELAAFRPTLILGVPRVFEKVYNSARAKAQADGKGKIFDKAADTAIAYSKALDTPSGPSIGLKIKHKTFDKLVYSKLRAVLGGKGEYAISGGAPLGERLGHFFRGIGFTVLEGYGLTESCAATAFNPWDRQKIGTVGQPLPGSVVRIADDGEVLLHGEHLFKEYWNNPGATEEALADGWFHTGDIGTLDEDGYLRITGRKKEIIVTAGGKNVAPAVIEDRIRAHALVGECMVVGDARPFVGALITIDEEFLGRWAAEHGKPEGSTAASLRQDPDLLAEIQSAVDDGNAAVSKAELVRKFRILSSQFTEDSGHLTPSLKLKRNVVAKDYADEIEAIYQK, from the coding sequence TTGCGCGAGTTCAGCCTTCCGGCTCTGTACGAAGTCCCTGCGGACGGCAATCTCACCGACATCGTCCGTAGAAACGCCGCGCAGCATCCCGATGTCGCCGTGATCGCCCGCAAGGTGGGCGGTGCGTGGCAGGACGTGACGGCCACCGCGTTCCTGGCGGAGGTGCACGCGGCCGCCAAGGGCCTGATCGCGTCCGGTGTGCTGCCGGGTGACCGGGTCGGCCTGATGTCCCGTACCCGCTACGAATGGACGCTGCTCGACTTCGCGATCTGGTGTGCGGGCGCGGTCACCGTGCCGGTGTACGAGACCAGCTCGCCGGAGCAGATGCAGTGGATCCTCGGTGACTCGGGCGCCACGGCCTGCGTCGTGGAGATGGACAGCCACGCGGCAGCCGTCGAGTCGGTGCGCGACCGGCTGCCCGCCCTGAAGCACGTCTGGCAGATCGAGGCCGGCGGGGTCGAGGAGCTGGGCCGGCTCGGGCAGGACGTGTCCGACGAGACGGTCGAGGAGCGCAGTTCGCTGGCGAAGGCCGACGACCCGGCGACCATCGTCTACACGTCCGGGACCACCGGCCGCCCCAAGGGCTGTGTGCTCACCCATCGCAGCTTCTTCGCGGAGTGCGGGAACATCGTGGAGCGCCTGCGTCCGCTGTTCCGCACCGGCGAGTGCTCGGTGCTGCTGTTCCTGCCGCTCGCGCATGTCTTCGGACGGCTCGTGCAGGTCGCGCCCATGATGGCGCCGATCAAGCTGGGCAACGTTCCCGACATCAAGAACCTCACCGACGAGCTGGCCGCGTTCCGGCCGACGCTCATCCTGGGCGTGCCGCGCGTCTTCGAGAAGGTCTACAACAGCGCACGCGCCAAGGCCCAGGCGGACGGCAAGGGCAAGATCTTCGACAAGGCCGCGGACACCGCGATCGCGTACAGCAAGGCGCTGGACACCCCGTCGGGCCCGTCGATCGGCCTGAAGATCAAGCACAAGACCTTCGACAAGCTGGTCTACAGCAAGCTGCGGGCCGTGCTGGGCGGCAAGGGCGAGTACGCCATCTCCGGCGGCGCCCCGCTGGGCGAACGGCTCGGGCACTTCTTCCGCGGCATCGGCTTCACGGTCCTGGAGGGCTACGGCCTGACCGAGTCCTGCGCCGCGACCGCCTTCAACCCCTGGGACCGGCAGAAGATCGGCACGGTCGGGCAGCCGCTGCCGGGCTCCGTGGTGCGGATCGCGGACGACGGTGAGGTGCTGCTGCACGGGGAGCACCTGTTCAAGGAGTACTGGAACAACCCGGGCGCGACCGAGGAGGCGCTGGCCGACGGCTGGTTCCACACCGGGGACATCGGCACCCTCGACGAGGACGGCTACCTCCGGATCACCGGCCGCAAGAAGGAGATCATCGTCACCGCGGGCGGCAAGAACGTCGCCCCGGCCGTGATCGAGGACCGGATCCGTGCGCATGCGCTGGTCGGGGAATGCATGGTGGTCGGTGACGCGCGGCCGTTCGTCGGCGCGCTGATCACCATCGACGAGGAGTTCCTGGGCCGCTGGGCGGCCGAGCACGGCAAGCCGGAGGGCTCCACCGCGGCGTCGCTGCGTCAGGACCCGGATCTGCTCGCGGAGATCCAGAGCGCTGTCGACGACGGCAACGCCGCGGTGTCGAAGGCGGAATTGGTGCGGAAGTTCCGCATTCTGTCCTCCCAGTTCACCGAGGATTCGGGCCACCTGACGCCGTCCCTGAAGCTCAAGCGCAATGTGGTGGCGAAGGACTACGCGGACGAGATCGAGGCCATCTACCAGAAGTAG
- a CDS encoding DUF5304 domain-containing protein, producing the protein MSEERPASDPAQEKLEKNETAEREAVDEVRAADADAWATACAEDLAAEKARRRSAYGPPPGSAAEELRKLVDTVADKLSGLQSPLFGAVAGPAAEQMVRQVVQQAKAAVEPVIERNPDVFDHLAAAGNELLAAYRSAVQAQEQRWTGRMDELNESPDRDDPDDPGEGTGPGQRIDLD; encoded by the coding sequence ATGAGCGAAGAGCGCCCCGCGTCCGACCCCGCTCAGGAGAAGCTCGAGAAGAACGAGACCGCCGAGCGGGAAGCCGTCGACGAGGTACGCGCGGCCGACGCCGACGCCTGGGCGACAGCGTGTGCCGAGGATCTCGCGGCGGAGAAGGCCCGCCGCCGCTCCGCCTACGGCCCGCCGCCGGGCTCGGCCGCCGAGGAACTGCGCAAGCTCGTCGACACCGTCGCGGACAAGCTGTCCGGTCTGCAGTCCCCGCTGTTCGGTGCGGTCGCCGGACCCGCCGCCGAGCAGATGGTGCGCCAGGTCGTCCAGCAGGCCAAGGCCGCCGTGGAGCCCGTGATCGAGCGCAACCCGGACGTCTTCGACCACCTCGCGGCCGCAGGCAACGAACTCCTCGCCGCCTACCGCTCCGCCGTCCAGGCCCAGGAGCAACGCTGGACCGGCCGCATGGACGAACTGAACGAGTCCCCCGACCGGGACGACCCCGACGACCCCGGCGAGGGCACCGGCCCCGGCCAGCGCATCGACTTGGACTGA